The sequence below is a genomic window from Rhodanobacteraceae bacterium.
AGGCGGTAGCCCTTTTGCATCACCAGCATCACGTGGTCGGCGGGCACCTCGCTGGAAGGCTGCATGCCGATCGCCTGGTGCTGGTCGGGGTTGAACGGCTGGCCGAGCGGGTCGACCACGCTGAGGCCGTGACCGTCGGCAGCCTTCTGCAGCAGGCGCAAGGTCATTTCGGTGCCCTGCTTGAGGCTGTCGATGCCGGCGCCCGGCGCATCGGCGGCTTTCAGGCCCTGCTCCAGGCTGTCGATCACCGGCAGCAGATCATTCAACAGGCGCTCGACGCCGAACTTGCGCGCCTGTTCGAACTCGCGCAGCCAACGCTTGCGCTGGTTCTCGGCCTCGGCGCGCTCGCGCAACTGCTAGGCTTCCATTTCGGCGATGCGCTGATTCAACGCTTCGATCGTGTCCTGCGGCCCGAATCCTTCGGCGTCGCTGGCGGCTTCCGGGCGCTCTTGCTCCGGGGATGCGTGCATGGGATGGCACTCCCTGACAGAAATCAAATAGTTGCGTGGAACTGGGGGCGATCAGCCCAGATTCAAGGCGCCGCCGACCGCCTGCGCGGTGGCGCGCACCACCGGGATCACCCGCTGGTAGTCCAGGCGCGTAGGGCCGATCACACCGAGCACGCCGATCGGCCGCCCGTCGCGTCGGTAGGGCGCGGTGATCACCGCGCACGCGGCGAAGGGTTCGAAGCCGGATTCCTCGCCGATGAACAGGCGCACATCGTCCGCGCGCACTGCGTTCTCGACCAGCTCCAGCAGGTCGCGCTGCTGCTCGAAGGCCTCGAACAGCCCGCGCAGGCGCTGCACGTCGGCCAGTTCCGCGTGCGCTGCCAGGCGACCTTCGCCGGAGATCAGCAGTTGTTCTTCGTTCGGCAGGCGCAAGGCCGCACCGGCGGCGTCCACCACCGCGCTGGTCGCGCCGTCCAGCGCCTGGCGCGCCGATTCGAGATCGCGCGCCAGGGTGTGCTGGATCGCCGGCAGGCACTGCCCGGCGAAGCGCTCGTTCAGCAGTTCGGCCGCGCGTTCCAGTTGCGCCGGTTCGATCGGGTGACTGGTCTGGACCAACCGGTTCTGCACCTGGCCATCGTCGAACACCAGGATCACCAGCAGCCGCCGCGGCGCCAGTTGCACGAAGTCGATCAGGCGCAGCGGCAGGCGCTCGCGGCGCGGCACCGACACGATCCCGGCACACCCGGTCAACTCGGACAGTAGCCGGCTGGCGCTGCGCAGCACCTGGTCGGGCGCGCCATCGGCCGGCAGCCGCGCACAGATCTGGTCGACCAGCGGCGTGGCCGGCGGCTCCACCTCGATCAGCGAGTCGACGAACAGGCGGTAGCCGCGCGGTGTGGGCACGCGCCCGGCCGAGGTATGCGGCGAGCGGATCAGGCCGCCCGCCTCCAGGTCCGCGAGGATGTTGCGGATGGTTGCCGGCGACAGGTCCAGCCCGCATTCGCGTGCCAGCTTGGCCGACGCCACCGGCTCGCCCGCCTCGATATAGCGTGCAATCAGGTCATGCAGCAGCTTGCGAGCGCGGGCGTCGAGGGCGTGCACCGGGGGCGTGGACTCTGCGGGTACTCCTGACAATTGGGGGCGGAGGGGGCCGGGGTCAAGGGCTGGCGGTTGGTGTTGGTGTTGGTGGTTATCGGTTATTGGTTGTTGGTTGTTGGTTGTTGGTTGTTGGTTGTTGGCAGCGACGCGCCGCGGGCCTGTGGGAGCCGGCCATGTCGGCGGTCTTTCCCTCGGCCCATGCTGCCGACCGCAAGCGACAACCCCTGCGATGGTTGCAAGCCGCAGCGACGCGCGGCGATAGTGGCGGGATCGTCTTTTCGTCGGAGCGCTGCCCTTCCATGCTGCAAAGCCTCAGCATCCGCGACTTCGCGGTGGTCGGCCGGGTCGATTTGCCGATCGCCGCCGGGATGACCGTGATCACGGGCGAAACCGGCGCGGGCAAGTCGATCCTGGTCGACGCGTTGTCGCTGGTCTCCGGCCTGCGCGCGGACTCTGGCGCAGTGCGCAGTGGCGCCGAGCGCACCGAGATCGCCGCGGAATTCGCGCTGCAGTCCTTGCCCGCGGTGCGCGACTGGCTGCAGCAGCAGGAACTGGATGAGGACGCGAGTTGCCTGATGCGCCGCGTGGTGCGCGCCGATGGCGGCTCGCGTGCCTTCATCAATGGGCGCGCCGCCACCCTGCCGCAGATGCGCGAACTCGCCGGCATGCTGCTGGAGATCCACGGCCAGCACGAACACCAGGCCCTGCTGGCGCGCGCGCACCAGCTGGATTTGCTCGACCAGTACGCCCAGGAATCTGCGCTACGGCGAGAGGTGCGCGGGCACGCGGAACGCTGGCGCGCGCTGGGTGCCGGGATCGACGAGCTGCGGCGCAACTCGCGCGATGGCAGCGACTTGGTCGAATTCCTGAAGCACGCGCTGGCCGAACTGGAACAGGCGGACCCGACCGCCGCCCGGCTGGCCGAACTGGAGAGCGAGCACCGGCGGCTGGCACATGCCGGCGAGCTGATCGAAGGGCTGGCGCGGCTGGAGGAGTCCCTCGGCGGCGACGAAGGCGGTGTCGACCGGGCGCTTGGCCACGCTGGCCATGAGCTGTCGCGACTGCTGGGCTTCGATGCCGCGCTGGGCGAGGCCGCCAGCCTGATCGAATCGGCCAGCGTGCAGATCGACGAGGCGCTCGGACTGATCCGGCGCCGGCGCGAGGCTATCGACATCGACCCCGAACGCCTGGGCGAGCTGGAACGCGATCTCGGCCGCCTGCACGCGCTGGCACGCAAGCACCGGGTGGCGCTGCACGACCTGGACAGCGTGCGCGAGGACCTGAAGCAACGGCTCGCCGCCGCCGAGGGCGCGGGCGAGCGCCTGCAACAGCTGCAGGCCGAGCAGGCCGCCGCGCTGGCCGACTACCAGCGCAGCGCGCGCCGCTTGAGCGAGCGCCGCCGCAACGCTGCCACCCGTCTCGGCACCGAAGTCACCCGGCTGATGCAGGAGCTCGGCATGGGAGGCGGTCGCTTCGAATGCGCGCTCGAATCGCACACCGGCGAGCCGCGCGCCGACGGCGACGAGGACGTCGAGTTCCTGGTCACGGCAAATCCCGGCATGCCGCCACGCCCGCTGCGCAAGGTGGCATCGGGCGGCGAACTGGCGCGCATCAGCCTGGCGATCAAGGTCGCCACCATCGCCCTCGACGACACGCCGGTGCTGGTGTTCGACGAGGTCGATTCAGGCATCGGCGGCGCCGTCGCCGAGATCGTCGGACGCAAACTGCGCGAGCTTGGCCAGCGCCGCCAGGTGCTGTGCGTCACCCATTTGCCCCAGGTCGCCGCCTGTGCGCACCAGCACCTGCGCGTCAGCAAGGCCAGCAGCGGTGCCGTCACCGAATCGTCGGTCACCCTGCTCGACCAGGCTGCGCGCGCCGAGGAACTGGCGCGCATGCTCGGCGGCGTCGACATCACCTCCGCCACCCGCGCGGCGGAGGCGGACCTGCTGCAGCGGCTCAGTGCCTGAGAAGCGGTGAGTTGTTTGCTGTTCGCGTAGCCCGGTGTGCGCGCGCAGCGCGCTCACGGGGTACTTGTCGCCAGCACCCGGAGAACCGCTGCGCGGCACTCCGGGCTACGCGAAATCAACGCCTCGCGACGGGACTTCGGCTCTCCTGATTCGTACCAATCCTCATCGCCGATCGACCGGCGATGCGAAAAGCGTTCGGACAAGGTCCGAACCCACAGATGCCGCAAGCTTGCTGTGCGTGGGTTTGGACCTTGTCCAAACGCTGTTGCTCTTGGGGCGCTCCCGCGATGAGGATTGGTACGAATCAGGCCGGCTCCTTCCAACACCAATACCAACAACCAACACTGCTTCTCCCGGTGGCAGTCGCCTCAGCCCTTCTTCGGCCGCACGTACAGCACCAGGCTGTGATCGGCCAGCTCGTAGCCGGCCTTGTCGGCGATCTCGCGCTGCAGGCGCTCGATGTCGGCGTTCTGGAATTCGATGACCTTGCCGGTCTCGACGCAGACCATGTGGTCGTGGTGGCCGTCGGCATCCAGTTCATACACCGACTGGCCGCCTTCGAAATGGTGCCGGACGACGATGCCGGCGGCCTCGAACTGGTTCAGCACGCGATAAACCGTGGCCAGGCCGATGTCGTCGCCCTGCTCCAGCAGTTCGCGGTAGACATCTTCGGCCGTCATGTGCTTCTTCTGGGCACTCCCCAGGATGTCGAGGATGCGCATCCGCGGATGGGTGACCTTGAGGCCCACCTTGCGCAGGTCCTGGCTCTCGACGGGGCGTTCGGCGCGCTGGGGCATGGTCTCGGCCTCTGAGCTCGTTGGGATCGGGTTGATCTTCGGCACTGTATTATCCCCCGCTTCCGTTGCCTGACGTGGAAATCTGATGCGAGCCATTCTAGCCCTGCCGCTGCTTCTCGCCTTGACCGGCTGCAACATGCTCTACAAGCAGAGCGTGCAGCAGGGCAATCTGCTGGAGACCGATCAGGTCGACGCGTTGAAGCCGGGCATGACCAAGCGTCAGGTGATGCTGGTGCTGGGCACCCCGGCATTGCAGAGCCCGTTCCACGACAACCGCTGGGATTACGTCTCCAGCTACAAGGATGGCGACGGCGTGGTTGATCTCAAGCGCCTGACGGTGGTGTTCGAGGACAATGTGCTGGTGCGCATCGAGGGCGACTACGAACCGGGCAAGGGCGTGCGCGCCAAGGGCACCGATCCGGAATCGCCGCTCGACGAGAAGGCCGAAGACAGCAAGGGCTGAGTTTCAGCGACGCGCCGCGTGCGCCGCGCGGCGGCGGCGCGATTCCTTCGGGTCGAACACCAGCTCGCGGTAGATTTCGACCCGGTCGCCGTCGCGCAGCAGTTCCTCGGGCGGACAGCGCTTGCCGTGGATGCCGGTGTCGAGCGCAGATGGCAGTTCGTCGCGCAGCCCACATGTGGCGATCGCATCGGCCACCGTCGATCCCGCGGGCAGCTCCAGCGCCACCAACTGTTGCCGCTGCGGCAAGGCCCAGGCCACTTCGATCCGCAGCGTCTCAGGCACGCCCGAACTCCATCCGCGCCGCGCGGCAGAAGTCGTCAACCATCCGGTCGGCGACCCGCCGGAAGCCCAACGCCAGCGCGCCGGCCACCAGGCCCGAGCTGACCTCGAACACCAGGTCCAGGCCCACCCGCGTGCCGATCTCGCCCACCGGATCGAAGCGCCAGTGCCCCTGCAACTGGCGGAAGGGCCCGGAGAGCAGGCGCAGTTCGATCCGCGACGGCGGGGTCTCGATGTTCTCGGTCGAAAAACTGACCGAGATACCGGCCACCCGGACTGCCAGCTCCGCACGCACACACGCGCCCTCGCGCGCCAGCACCTGCGCCCCCGAGCACCAGTCGAACCAACGCGGGTAACGCTCGAAATCCGCCACCAGGCCAAACATCAACGCCGGCACATGCGGCACCAGCGCCTGACGCTGAATGCGCACCTCGGAACGCTCGGCGCCGGGCTTGGCACCGATCCCCGGATCGGGCGAAGATGGAGAGCTGGGCCCAGGAGCCATCGATCAGGTACACATGAGCAAGAAGAACAACGATAGCTCACGCGGCGGCGTCATCGCCGTCAACAAGCGCGCACGTTTCGATTACCACGTCGACGAGCGGCTGGAAGCCGGCATTGCGCTGGAAGGCTGGGAGGTCAAGAGCCTGCGCGACGGCCGCATCCAGTTCGGCGAGAGCTACGCCCTGATCAAGAATGGCGAGGCCTACCTCTTCGGCGCGCAGATCACGCCGCTGATCTCGGCTTCCACGCATGTGGTTGCCGACAAAATGCGCAACCGCAAGCTGCTGCTGCACAAGGCGGAACTGAACCGGCTGATCGGCGCGGTGGAACGCAAGGGCTACACCGTGATTCCGCTGTCGCTGTACTGGAAAGGCAATCGCGTGAAGGTGGAACTCGGCCTGGCCAAGGGCAAGAAGGAACACGACAAGCGCGACACCGAGAAGGAGCGCGACTGGCAGCGCGACAAGGGCCGGATCATGCGCGAGCGCAATCGCTGAGGGAGCCCTTGTCACGCTGCTCGGCACTTTCGTGGTCGCATCGAACCGCGGCTGCGCGTAGCCCGCCGGTACGCGCGCAGCGCGTGAGACGGGGTGCTTGCCGCAAGCACCCGCTGAGCCGCTGCGCGGCACAACGGGCTACGCAATGACCTTGGCTCCCGCCGGCAGTCTGGCAAGGCGCCGCCCGCGCCCCGCCCGCGCTCGGAACCGCGATCCA
It includes:
- the grpE gene encoding nucleotide exchange factor GrpE; the encoded protein is MRERAEAENQRKRWLREFEQARKFGVERLLNDLLPVIDSLEQGLKAADAPGAGIDSLKQGTEMTLRLLQKAADGHGLSVVDPLGQPFNPDQHQAIGMQPSSEVPADHVMLVMQKGYRLHDRLVRPALVMVSQG
- the hrcA gene encoding heat-inducible transcription repressor HrcA, yielding MSGVPAESTPPVHALDARARKLLHDLIARYIEAGEPVASAKLARECGLDLSPATIRNILADLEAGGLIRSPHTSAGRVPTPRGYRLFVDSLIEVEPPATPLVDQICARLPADGAPDQVLRSASRLLSELTGCAGIVSVPRRERLPLRLIDFVQLAPRRLLVILVFDDGQVQNRLVQTSHPIEPAQLERAAELLNERFAGQCLPAIQHTLARDLESARQALDGATSAVVDAAGAALRLPNEEQLLISGEGRLAAHAELADVQRLRGLFEAFEQQRDLLELVENAVRADDVRLFIGEESGFEPFAACAVITAPYRRDGRPIGVLGVIGPTRLDYQRVIPVVRATAQAVGGALNLG
- the recN gene encoding DNA repair protein RecN encodes the protein MLQSLSIRDFAVVGRVDLPIAAGMTVITGETGAGKSILVDALSLVSGLRADSGAVRSGAERTEIAAEFALQSLPAVRDWLQQQELDEDASCLMRRVVRADGGSRAFINGRAATLPQMRELAGMLLEIHGQHEHQALLARAHQLDLLDQYAQESALRREVRGHAERWRALGAGIDELRRNSRDGSDLVEFLKHALAELEQADPTAARLAELESEHRRLAHAGELIEGLARLEESLGGDEGGVDRALGHAGHELSRLLGFDAALGEAASLIESASVQIDEALGLIRRRREAIDIDPERLGELERDLGRLHALARKHRVALHDLDSVREDLKQRLAAAEGAGERLQQLQAEQAAALADYQRSARRLSERRRNAATRLGTEVTRLMQELGMGGGRFECALESHTGEPRADGDEDVEFLVTANPGMPPRPLRKVASGGELARISLAIKVATIALDDTPVLVFDEVDSGIGGAVAEIVGRKLRELGQRRQVLCVTHLPQVAACAHQHLRVSKASSGAVTESSVTLLDQAARAEELARMLGGVDITSATRAAEADLLQRLSA
- the fur gene encoding ferric iron uptake transcriptional regulator, translating into MPQRAERPVESQDLRKVGLKVTHPRMRILDILGSAQKKHMTAEDVYRELLEQGDDIGLATVYRVLNQFEAAGIVVRHHFEGGQSVYELDADGHHDHMVCVETGKVIEFQNADIERLQREIADKAGYELADHSLVLYVRPKKG
- a CDS encoding outer membrane protein assembly factor BamE, which translates into the protein MRAILALPLLLALTGCNMLYKQSVQQGNLLETDQVDALKPGMTKRQVMLVLGTPALQSPFHDNRWDYVSSYKDGDGVVDLKRLTVVFEDNVLVRIEGDYEPGKGVRAKGTDPESPLDEKAEDSKG
- a CDS encoding RnfH family protein; the encoded protein is MRIEVAWALPQRQQLVALELPAGSTVADAIATCGLRDELPSALDTGIHGKRCPPEELLRDGDRVEIYRELVFDPKESRRRRAAHAARR
- a CDS encoding type II toxin-antitoxin system RatA family toxin, yielding MRIQRQALVPHVPALMFGLVADFERYPRWFDWCSGAQVLAREGACVRAELAVRVAGISVSFSTENIETPPSRIELRLLSGPFRQLQGHWRFDPVGEIGTRVGLDLVFEVSSGLVAGALALGFRRVADRMVDDFCRAARMEFGRA
- the smpB gene encoding SsrA-binding protein SmpB, coding for MSKKNNDSSRGGVIAVNKRARFDYHVDERLEAGIALEGWEVKSLRDGRIQFGESYALIKNGEAYLFGAQITPLISASTHVVADKMRNRKLLLHKAELNRLIGAVERKGYTVIPLSLYWKGNRVKVELGLAKGKKEHDKRDTEKERDWQRDKGRIMRERNR